Below is a window of Fibrobacter sp. UWB11 DNA.
ACGGTCATTTCCGAATTTTTCCCAAGCGCCCTTGCCGCGTAAATCGGGCGAGAACTTTTCTAAGGGGAGCCCGCGGGGGAGAATTTGCACTTGATTTGCCGGAACCTTCAAGTCCTTTTTCAGAATGTCCGCATAGTCTTCGCATGGGCTAATGACTGGGCGTGCCATCCAGTAGAAAATGCGCATGAGCCAAAGCACGTAAGTGTGCATCCACTTTGCCTTCACAAGCGTCTTGGCGTATGTAGGCACATCGGTGCGGTAATGGCTGAACACTTTGATTCCTGCAATCCATGCGCATAGGCAAACGACCCAAGCGCCTGGGCTCGGCGTTTCCAGCTCAATCATGTCAATCGGGTAACGCTTGATTAAACGGAGTGCTGGCGAAATGCGCGGAATGGCAAGTTCGCTGTTGGCATATCCGAGCTGTTCCATGCTGAACAAGCGCGGCAACAAAACACAATAGCCGTTTTCAATAACACCGCACGGGCGAGTGTTGAATGCGCTTCCGGCGAGGTAAGCCTTCATGCCATGTGCGCGCATGTACGGAATCACGTTTCTCAAGTTATTGGCGATGCCATTTGTCTCGTCCAGATTGTCCGAGTAAAACAGAATACGTACATCGTTCGGATCTCTATGTTTGCGTTCTTTTTTCAAGTAAGAACGTAACTTCAAGAGCTTCGGTAAATTCAAAATCGGCGTCAGCGCCACCAGTGGTGGAATCCAGCAGGTACGAATATTTCCGGGAGGTCTGTGGTCAAACGAGAACATCTTGCGGAAGGTACTTGTGACCTTTCGACCAAAAATTGCCGGACGTGAATCGAGCTTGTCGCTAGCCTTGAGCTTTGTTGAATTTGACGCAGTCGTCATACTTCACTCCTTTGCCACCGAACAAGTCTAAAGCGCTACCAATGGTGAGGTCAATCTTTCCGTTAGAAATTTCCTTGCAGTGCATCAAGTCTTCGAGCGACTTTGCACCACCTGCGTAAGTCACAGGTATTGGGCTGTTTTCGGCAAGGAAACGAATCAGGTCATCGTCCATGCCCTGTTGCTTGCCTTCGACATCTGCCGCATGAACTAAAAATTCATCGCAGCTCTTGGCGAGGTCTTCGAGCGTTTCCTTTGTAATTTCGATATCGATAATCGTCTGCCAACGGTTCGTTGCAATCTTCCACTGGGGCTTGCCGTCTACGATTCCTGTACGCTTGCAGCTCAAGTCCAGAATCAAATGTTCCTTGCCGACCGTCTTTACAAGTTCGTCAAGGCGCGAACGATCAAGTTTGCCGTCCGGGAAAATCCAGCTCGTCACAATCACATGCGAAGCTCCCGCTTTGATGTACTCCATTGCGTTCTGGGCGTTAATTCCGCCGCCAACTTGGAGTCCCCCTGGATACGCCGAAAGCGCGTCCTTAGCCGCGCTCTCGTTTCCCTTCCCGAGCATAATCACATGCCCGCCTTTAATTCCGTCTTTCTTGTAGAGTTCTGCAAACCAGGCCGATGATCGGTCAGTTTCAAAATTCGTTTTGAGTCCCGCTCCGCTATCGGAAAGAGAACTTCCGACGATTTGCTTGACCTTGCCGTCGTGCAGGTCAATGCATGGCCTGAATTTCGTCATTAGTCCTTGACCCCTGTAATAGCCCAGTCGATATTCTTGCCGAGACCGTTCTTGCTTCTGCCGCGGTAGAACAACACTTCGCCGCCTGCGGCAATCTTCATGGCCTTCTTTGCAAACCAGCCATCAATCTTGTCCAAAAGCGATGCCTTCTGCAAAACCTTGTTCACGGGGAACACCATAGCCGGGACACCATTCTTCCATTCAAAGGACAGCGTTGTTTTCGGGAACTTCTTGCCGTTATAATCGGAACCGCCTTCCTTGA
It encodes the following:
- a CDS encoding glycosyltransferase, translated to MTTASNSTKLKASDKLDSRPAIFGRKVTSTFRKMFSFDHRPPGNIRTCWIPPLVALTPILNLPKLLKLRSYLKKERKHRDPNDVRILFYSDNLDETNGIANNLRNVIPYMRAHGMKAYLAGSAFNTRPCGVIENGYCVLLPRLFSMEQLGYANSELAIPRISPALRLIKRYPIDMIELETPSPGAWVVCLCAWIAGIKVFSHYRTDVPTYAKTLVKAKWMHTYVLWLMRIFYWMARPVISPCEDYADILKKDLKVPANQVQILPRGLPLEKFSPDLRGKGAWEKFGNDRSQRKVRFAFIGRISKEKNLEFLNSVWKKFSAKYDDVELMYVGYGWYLEEIKEQFKDNPSVCFAGEQGGEMLASLYADADFFLFPSTTDTFGNVVVEAMSTGTPAIVSNYGGPRSIVQDDNKCGRILPIDETKWLETLEECRNIKLEKPEVYEQMRIDSHKRSEQYTLESSTKTQFEFFRKLKQEVYGI
- the hisA gene encoding phosphoribosylformimino-5-aminoimidazole carboxamide ribotide isomerase, which codes for MTKFRPCIDLHDGKVKQIVGSSLSDSGAGLKTNFETDRSSAWFAELYKKDGIKGGHVIMLGKGNESAAKDALSAYPGGLQVGGGINAQNAMEYIKAGASHVIVTSWIFPDGKLDRSRLDELVKTVGKEHLILDLSCKRTGIVDGKPQWKIATNRWQTIIDIEITKETLEDLAKSCDEFLVHAADVEGKQQGMDDDLIRFLAENSPIPVTYAGGAKSLEDLMHCKEISNGKIDLTIGSALDLFGGKGVKYDDCVKFNKAQG